The following is a genomic window from Cryptococcus decagattii chromosome 2, complete sequence.
CCGCCTCCTGCAGGGAGcgacgaggagaagatcTACATCCTCATCACTGAGCTACTCGAGCCAGAAACAAGAGAGGCGGCCCTTTTGGAATTGAGTAAAAAGAGAGAGCTTTACGAAGATTTGGCGTTGGTCCTTTGGGGCGGTTTTGGTGCGTTTTTCTCCAGTAGATGTGAAGTACGCTGACAGGATGCAGGTATCATGAGCTCTCTGCTGCTCGAGATCGTCGCTGTCTACCCAGCGCTTTCCCCGCCATCGTTGACTGCACATGCTTCCAACCGGGTATGCAATGCgctcgctcttcttcagtgTGTCGCGAGCCACTCTGACACAAGAGCATTGTTCTTAAATGGTGAGCTCATCAAGTGGTACATTGGTTATGGATCTAATGGGAAGTAGCGCACATTCCCCTGTTTTTATACCCTTTCCTCAACACGACCAGTAAAACTCGACCTTTTGAGTATCTTCGACTAACATCTTTGGGCGTAATCGGTGCTCTCGTCAAGGTGAGAATATCTCATTGCAGGCTGCAGGTAGCTCGCTCACTTTGCATACAGCAAAATGACAACTCGGATGTCATCaacttccttctttctaCCGAAATTATTCCTCTCTGTCTCAGAATAATGGAAACTGGCTCGGAACTTTCCAAGACTGTGGCCATCTTTATCGTTCAAAAGATCCTCGCAGACGATTTGGGATTGCAGTATATCTGCCAAACATACGAGAGGTTTTATGCTGTCGGGACCGTGCTGGCCAACATGGTGGATGCTCTTGTAGAAAGTCAGGCGGTCCGTTTGTTGAAGCATGTGGTTAGATGCTATTTGAGGATGAGTGACAACCCTAGGTACGCCGATGCAATCTCAAATCGTGAATACAACCCTCGAGCTAATCGCGATACCTACAGGGCAAGAGAAGCTCTTCGTGCCTGCCTTCCAAAGGCTTTGCAGGATAACACCTTCAACCCCCTTCTCAAGGGCGACATGGTTACCAAGCGGTGCCTCCAAACCCTCTTAATGAATCTCAACGAGCGACCGGCTTCTGACATTCAATAAGCAATCCATATCGTTAAACACCTACTTAGGCTGTTTTACTACCAGAAAAATAGCGACCATTGGCAGGATCACGCCACTGCACTTTGCATCAACCTCATACGCATTTATACGAGCAATATCATACCCTCAATAGCTTTGTTTGTCATGATCTTCCAAATTTCGAATCAGCTTGTATTCTTTTTTCTATCGCTACGACCAGGGCCATACAACAGtttccccttttttttttcctctctctcttctaGCCATGCCCCATAGGGTTTGTTCGCTAGTCCGTAATTAATCGAGCTTTTGGTCCGCTTTTTCAACTGTGACATGTGGTACGATACATTAATTAGAAgtttgaaggaagaatATATATGCAATTTGCGTTTTGTACTACTCTTTTCGGGGATGGCACGCAAAAATTTATTACTAGTGGCGATAAGCAGCAGAATTTGAATCATTACTGATTGACGCACAACGGCCAAATACAGTATGTAGATGTACAATGCATATATCCGTTTTACAACTGCAGTTCTCAGCGGTTCGATCCAGGAAAGCATTACATGTTCCCCGGCTATATATCTAATACCCTCTTAAGGTCTACACATCAGCCCTCTCACGTTTACGGGCAGCAATCTAgcagcctcttccttgCTCATTTTCTTCAGCGCTGGAAGAGGGTAGAATTTACTGAGCGCTACCAGTTCCAACCTGAGACGCTTCAGTTCTTCGTCACTAATCTTCTCAGGTTCTCCTGATAACGCCGCATTGTCTCGTGGTTGAGTCGTGTGAGAAATGGTAACCGATTCGGAAACAAGAGATGGTTTATCAGTGATGACAGTTGAATCTGTCTCCTCCGCCTTCTCCGCCTTGATTCTCTTGGCCTCCCCTTCAACTtgatttccttcttctctcttccgcTTCCGAGCCAGATATTCCTTTTGAACTCTCATTTTCTCTACCAGCCTGCTCAACTCCTCGCCAGTCCACTCTAATCCGACGTTGACTCCGCTCTTGCCACCAACCCCTTGGTACATGAAATCGCCTTCCTCCCGTAAAAGAGGCTTGATATCCATGGGATTTGATGAGGCCGTGAGAAGGCGGAGTGCGACACGGGCATATGCGGCTTTGGCCATAGGAAGAATGACATCGGGACGTGAAGTTGCAGATGAAAGGTGGCCAAGCGTCTTGTGGATCGTTTGACGAGTAACAGTTTGGAGCAAGGGCGCGTGGTAGCTGGTCATCACGTATTCGTCCAATGAAAGCTGATCGCTGTCTCTTCCCAACCTTGGCTTGGAttcctgctcctcctttccAGATAAATCCTTCTCAGCACCCTCCTCCATCGCTCCCTTGACGAATCTATTAAGACTATCAATGTAAGCCTCACCTATTACGCCGCCCGTCGCCATTTCCCTCACCCAATCGCCTGCCGTCCGTCTGAGCGGCCCATCGTATATGTTTATAAGATTAGACGGTGGTGCTGGTTCACCTTTTTTTAATCGAGGATAGACTGGCCGGATGTGTTCAGAGAGaatatcttcttcttcagacACATTCGGTATACGCTGACGTAAGAAGGATATTTCGGATGATATGGAAGGATACTGGCCGAAATCGTAAGGGAGAAATTCATGAAGGGGCACCTTGTCCAACCGCGGCTCGCCAGGATTAAACGGTAAGGGAGCCTGTTGGGCCGCTGATTGAGGCGGTGGTGGAGGCATTTCTAGTTCCCACCAATTTGCCTCGTTCCTCAGCGCCTGCCAATCAGGGACCTTTTTCCACTCTTCGCCTGTCCTCACCCGCCATGGATCAAAAAGCATGTGGATATCATCCGCCTCTGCGATATCACGACTACCGTCTGTCGTCCAGTTGCGCCATTTTCCACCAAACTTTTCACGCGCACGAGATATACGCTTGTTGTACATACGTTTACCTCCGTTGAGATTCCAGCCGACTGCGCGAGCCATAGCACTGTTcggagggaaagaaagcatTTCTTCGGGAATGTAAAGATTGGGAGGCACATCGTCCCTTGCCTTCCTATCTTCAAGAGCAGCTGTCAACTCGCGGGTAGAAAGAACAGACGTTGCCCTGGCAGGTGTGGCAGAATCGCGTGGAGTGGAGGGAGGAGTTAAAACAAGAGGACGAGAACGTTCAATGTGCTTGAGACCATGGGCGAGGATGATCCCTGCCGACTTGTGAGGGATTGATCCGGGCGGATTGAACTTTTGCGCAGCACTTGCAAGCGTTCGAAGATCACCCTATTCGATTTTTACTTGTTAGTCATTCATTAAGGAGTTGGTAGCAGTACATAGTAGTATTCACCTCAATTTGGTCAATATTCCGGTACTCGTCGCGATCAACCTTGGCTTGCATGGTGCCCATATCCATCATATTATCTTCTCCGCCGACAACATCAAGGTAGTCAGGGAAAGTCTCCAGGTCAACTATATGCGCATCAGCGATAATACCTTTTGGTCAAGTTATGAGAGGGCTGACCAGGTTCTTCAAACAGCGCATAgtcatccttctttctgATCTCCACCATAATTTTCTGCAAAAGCTCTTTCAATGGTTTTTTCACACGCATCCACTTAACGGGTCTTTTTCCTGTCCCAGAATTTTCGTCACCATCTTGCTGCGATGGCGTTGACAGATTAGTGATCTCGGCCGGCGGAATGGACGAGGAAGCAGGCGATAAATCTTCAGGCTCGTCCTTGACCTGTGTGGGTGTCTCGGGAATAGCAGCGCTAGGTTTAGACGGCGTAGTCGAAGTTGAGGACAGCAGTCTTTGAGGTATAGCAGACGGTCGTTTAGGGCCAGACTTTTTCTTGGACGCCGAAGGTTTTGCAGATTTCTTGACAGAGGACTTTTTACCGGGACTCGTTTGAACTTTTGATGCAGACCCCGAAGGTGTTATGGGATTTGCAGGGGAAGCTGCAGTTGACGGGGTTGGAGTCGCCACAGTCGGAAGATCTGCAGTGGAAGACCCCGCCGCAGGAAGATTTATAgggaaagaggatgaagcgGCGGCATTAAGCTTGAGTTTTGGGCGCGGTAATGGGGTAGACGAGTGAGCATCGCTGGGGTTTGTGGGAAGAGCGGTGTGCTTGCCCTTCTTGTTGTGCGTAGGGGTGGGAGTTGAGGGTTGGTGTATGTTTGAGAGAGAGAGCTTGAGCTTTATTGGGGGAAGGGCTTGTGAGGGAGAGTTTACCATGAGGGTCAGTGGACGTGGTTGGTGGAGGTTCGAGACGGTGGCAGGGTCGGTCGATGGAATTATTTCAGCGAGAGACTCACCAACAGAGGGAATGTGCAGTGAAGGCTTTTGCTATGGGTGTTTAATCCACGTCATTACCATTTGATCCCGTCACCTCCACCAGGATGAGTATTTACAAGTGCAAAAGTTCTTCAAGCCGTAACAGTACTGTACACATACTCTCACCACGATGGAAGCACCCCATAAGGCCCATCATAAACCATCAGCTGGCGCAAAGCACGCAAAGAAAGATGCGGCAAAGGGTATAGACCGCTCAGGCGGGAAAAACTTCAACCCCAAAGTACGTACATCCCCTCTGCACTCACTCACCTGTCACTCACGCTTCACAGGCATTCACCAACACCTCTTTCAGAGCAGCTGATAGAGCAGCCAGGCGTACCGCAGAGAAGAATCAACAGCGTCTCCATGTCCCGCTGGTTAATCGCAATCCTGAGGAACGCAAGGTCACTAAtgaaaaaggcaaaggaaTGGACGAAGGTGCTTTGCCGCCTCCGCCCATCGTTGTCGGCATCGTTGGTCCTCCTGGTGTGGGGAAGACTACTTTGTTGCGATCCCTTGTTAGGAGATTCACGAAGCACAACCTATCGCAACCACAGGGCCCTGTGACTGTTGTTTCTGGCAAGACAAGGAGAATTACGTTTATCGAATGTGGAAATGATCTTAACAGCATGATTGACTTGGGTAAAGTGGTTGATTTGGTGCTGTTGATGATCGATGGTAGTTTTGGATTTGAAATGGCaagtttcttttttcatcTCTCAAATTTAAGCTAACTTGCTGTTCAGGAAACTTTTGAATTCCTCAACATCCTTCAATCACATGGGTTTCCGAAAGTTATGGGAGTTCTCACACACGTCGATCTGATCAAGAAAGCTTCAACCCTCAAAGACACAAAAAAGCGCCTCAAACACCGTTTCTGGACTGAAATTTATCAGGGGGCCAAgctcttttccctttcagGTGTCATGAACGGACGTTACCCTGATGCGGAAATTAACCTTTTGTCGAGATTCATCTCTGTCATGAAATTCCGCCCTCTTGTCTTCCGAAACCAACATCCCTACCTGGTGGCTGACAGAATTCAAGACCTAACACCTCGAGAGGCTATTCGTGAAAACGCCAAAATTGATCGAACGATCACTCTCTACGGCTATGTTCGTGGTCCAAACCTTCCTCCACGCAACGCTAAGATTCATATCCCTGGTGCGGGTGATCTTGAGGTCAAAGAAGTCGAGAGATTGGCCGatccttgtcctcttcccacGCTCGAgagcgaaagaagaaggaagatgggcGAAAAAGCAAAGCTGATTCATGCCCCAATGAGCGATGTTGGAGGCGTAATGTATGACAAGGACGCAGTGTACATCAACGTCCCCGGTAACTTTACAAAAGGCGGAGACAGTAAgtttcatcttcatttttCACGAGGGTTATAAGGCCAATACTGATACGATACACCTTCAAGCTCCTCGGGGTGAGGGTGAAAAGATGGTTATGGATCTTCAGGATGCCGAAAAAACTTTTGCGGACAACATTCAAGCATCAGAAATCAGGCTGTTTGGCCACTCGTCCGCTCCTTTGCAGGTCACTGAAGAACGCAAGGACCGCGTCCGCCGCAGAGCGGAACCACGTTCTGCCGGTCCCATGCTTGGCAAAGCggacgatgatgagtttGATGAGAGCCTTGACGAAGACGACGAGTTTGACGACGCAAGTGATGCCGAGGACGGAGGGAGGTTCGACGAAGCGTCGGGCGAATCtgatgacgacgacgaaAGAGATGTAGCGTACGCCGAGTCTGAATCAGATCACGATGACCTTGCCTTTGCCACTGGCTTTGAGCAAGAAGGAGCCAAAGTTAattttgatgatgatgatgatgacgcGGATTTTCCCtccgatgaagatgatgaggatgtacCTGGTTGGAAACGCAACCTATCTTCCCGTGCTTCCTCCGCTTTGGCCGACAGACTAGGTAAGAAACGCAACCTCATGACACTTATATACGACTCTGCTCTCTCTCCAGAGGAAATTGTCAAGGGCAAGACGCGTCCTTCGTCCGCCGATGCTTCATCCTCTGTTGCTGAGCTGGAGAATGAGGGTTTGTTCCGGATCAGTCACGAAGAGAACAAGGGCGACGATGGCGATCAAGTGAAAGAGGACGTGGATAGGGATCAATTAAAGGGCAAGTGGACTAACGAGGGAATGCTGGACTCGCTTAGAGGACTCTTCATCTCCGGTCCTGTTGCTGGAGAGGGGGTAGACGAGAATGGGGAGGCTtatgaggaggaaggcgaggatTTCGAGGATCtagagggaggaagtgatGGGCAAGGTGAGGGCGAGGATGACGTGCCCTACGTTGGTGTCAAGCCTTCTCAAATAAGTGTTGAAGATGCGCGAGCCGCTGCTTTGgccaaaaagaaggaggctCTTAAGATTAAATTCGACGAGGAGTATGACGACTCTGACGATGAGGCATCCAAAATGGACTTTTACGACCAACAAAAAGCGGAGATGGCTCGTCAAAAGCAAATCAATGAAGAGGAGTTTGGCAATCTTGATTTGGATGCCCGGGCGCAAATTGAAGGCTATCGTTCTGGGATGTACGTCAGGTTAGAGATTGAAGGCGTGCCATGCGAGTTGATCGAGAACTTTGATCCTCGATTCCCCATCATTGTTGGTGGTCTTCTGGCGGCAGAAGAGAGATTTGGTTTCATCACTGTTCGTATCAAGCGGCACAGATGGTTCACGAAGACGCTCAAGACCAATGATCCTCTCATCTTTTCTCTTGGCTGGCGTCGATTCCAAACTCTCCCGCTCTACCATTTGGACGACCACTCCATTAGAAACCGATATCTCAAGTACACCCCGGAGCATATGCACTGTTTCGCCACATTCTATGGTCCTGTCTCAGCTCCCAACACTGGCTTCTGCGCGTTCAACTCACTGCAGGGAGATGCTCCCGGCTTCCGGGTATCGGCAACCGGTGTCGTCCTTGACGTTGATCGATCCACCAAGATTGTCAAGAAACTCAAGCTGACCGGTGTGCCTTACAAGATTTTCAAGAACACGGCGTTTATCAAAGACATGTTCAACACCGGGCTTGAGGTGGCCAAATTCGAGGGGGCAAACATCAAGACTGTTTCGGGTATCAGAGGTcaggtgaagaaggcatTAAGCAAGCCTGACGGTGCCTTCAGAGCAACCTTCGAAGACAAAATATTGTTGAGTGGTGAGTAATGTTTCATTGTATCTCAATATCATTTGACCAATCAACTCTCAGATATTGTATTCCTCCGAGCATGGTATTCTATAGAACCGAAAAAGCTTTACAACCCTGTGTGCTCTCTACTGCTTTCCAACAAGGAATCGTGGCAGGGTATGCGTCTCACGGGCCAGATCCGTCGGGATGAAGGTCTCAAGACACCCCTTGATCCCAATTCAGCCTATCGACCCATTCAGCGCACCACAAGGCGCTTCAACCCTCTCAAGGTCCCCCGTAAACTTGCTGCCTCTTTGCCTTTCGCGTCCAAGACGCCAGAACTCTCAAAGCAGCGTAAGCCTACTTACATGCAATCTCGTGCCGTTGTGatgggagaggatgaaaagaaagcGGTGACGCTGTTGCAGCAGATCCAAacgttgaagaaggataaggcggagagaaggaaagcgAAGCAAGATGAGCGAAAGGAAGCGTATAGGAAGAAGGTtggggagaaggatgagaaaagagaggaaaagattagggaagagagaagagaaaggttcaagaaggaggggttgaagaggaagagggaggaaatGAGCGAGGGAAAAGGtagaggaaagaagagtagAGCGTAAATGGTTCTTGAGCAGCTGGGTTGGATGATATTTAAACCGTTTATCGCGCGTGATCACGAGAAGTTCCATCGATTCCTGCATGCTAGAGATGCCCTCCGGTGACAATTCATACAAAATCTATGCATGTTTGTGATAGTGCATTGTGTGAACTCAAATAATCATTCGCGGATCCTTGTCTCTAATCCAATCTCCTTCTGGTTATTAAAGCCGTTCTTAAAGGCCATGCATATATGTCTTCGTCTTTTTCCTAACTTAGTTTGTAAATACAAACAGTTACATAATAGGAAAACCCGGCTCGGTTGTTGTGTTGCTGCATGACATCACCTTTTGTTCTGGGGGGGAAAGTCTTGGCTTGCCGATCGGCCAACGGCGGATGGAGTTTGTGGCCTCATAATATTTTCGTGTTTTTGGCCGCACCGTGTTTGCTGTAGTTGTTGCCACATGACGAAGTGAATCGTAAATTCTGCGATCTGCGGGCGACCCAAGGTTCCCATATTCACATAATTATATTAGAACCTGCTATCATTCTGCTGCCATCCATTCTTTAACGAAACATTTCTTGCATCCTCATCACATTCAACAGCCAAACTCCCACGCATAATACTATAATGCCCAGGTCTCGTACCCCATCCCCAGCTACCacaacctcttccaccttccgGTTGTCCCCAGCTCCAAATGAGCACCACCTGCCCACCCTCTCAAGACCCATCCTGGTTCAAGAAAggtcttcttcaaagaACAGGAACCGGTCGACATCTAGATCGGGAAAGTACCAGAACAATGGCGTCGGGGGCGATCTGGTCGGGAACATGAAACGGGGTGTTCGGATAGATGATGGATCGAGAAAAGCAAGCAGATTGGGAGCCCTTTGTTAGTTGACACCCCTCCCATCTAATCATGCGAGGTTCAGTAACTAATGAGGGGCAAGTAACCATTGCACTGATGCTCTTTGTCGTCCTTACCACTGTTTGGGTATTACGTCTTAATACTCGAGCACAATCAGTGGGAGGTTGGAGCAGAATCATGGGAAGGTGGCAGAAAGCCTTTGGTGACCAGATGGGACCTGTGATGAAAAAATGGTCGGAGAGGGAAGTTGAGTTCTAGTTTTTGGATGTTATATGGATGGCGCAGGGAGCTAGGAGAAATCAGAATCTTCACACCTTAAACCAAGCTAGTGTTGTACGCGATCAACGTTACGTTGGCATCAATCCATGAACGGTTTGTATGTGCGATGAATGAGATGGTTATAGATTGAAGTCTCTACGATGTACAAAAACCCTCAAAATGCTAATATTAAACTACTCCTGCCTCACCTCCGCAATCCAAACGTGGAAACCTTGCCTTCGTGCATAGTGGCCTCCCTTTTACGTGATTTAGCCTTGTTTGAACCTCGTTTGTGAACGTATCTTCCACGACTAGTTGAATCAGGGTGTGACTTGCTTGTTCCTCTTCGttcccatcctcttttTCCTGCTGAATGATGTCTGTCCTGATTGTTCCCCTTGACTCTACTTTCTCTTGTGCCCACCAAgctctcatcctcccaGTCAagttcttcatcctctgcaCTGCCCTCGATATCCATCTCCACATTCTTCGTATCACCCTTAATATATGGGGTCT
Proteins encoded in this region:
- a CDS encoding cell differentiation protein rcd1, whose product is MFSHAPPHLSHQHQHQHHPLQHQSLHRSPTAPSTPDTEQSTHTWAPTPSFPQHMNQQLQPPSNIPPYLFDRRQFPYSATSADATRQNAAHTPQLAATQSTTPGASASGPLLPQNLAQHLNNPPPPTGSQQSINSAMQTQAGPGAGTIAGASAGGKVLLMPNGAPPPAGSDEEKIYILITELLEPETREAALLELSKKRELYEDLALVLWGGFGIMSSLLLEIVAVYPALSPPSLTAHASNRVCNALALLQCVASHSDTRALFLNAHIPLFLYPFLNTTSKTRPFEYLRLTSLGVIGALVKQNDNSDVINFLLSTEIIPLCLRIMETGSELSKTVAIFIVQKILADDLGLQYICQTYERFYAVGTVLANMVDALVESQAVRLLKHVVRCYLRMSDNPRAREALRACLPKALQDNTFNPLLKGDMVTKRCLQTLLMNLNERPASDIQ